One region of Pirellulales bacterium genomic DNA includes:
- a CDS encoding tetratricopeptide repeat protein yields MKPAKKTARKRSSAPVGRQESHGRTAIWGGVALVALVLTSYAPVWRAGFIWDDDVYVTENATLDSLDGLRRIWFELGAVPQYYPLVHTTFWIERHIWGLNPTGFHAINILLHAVNAVLVWRLLLRLRVPGAWLGAALFAVHPVEVESVAWITERKNVLSLALALSSIFCYWRYAPAEGESTASDKERTLFYLASLLLFVAALFSKTVVVSMPAVLLVLIWWKRGQIVWGDVLPLLPFLAVGVSLGLITVWAESHVVGAVGDEWALTSVQRLLLAGRDLWFYAGKLAWPVPLTFFYPRWTIDGREWWQSLFPLAAVTAIAALWLARLLWGRGPLAAILIFAGILVPALGFFDVYPFRYSFVADHFQYHASIALLALAAAGGTSLLARRPDRWQGADHFAAGVVLFALGVLTFCQTFIYYDLETLYADTLEKNPSSWAACTNLSLHYLAVGRRGEAYDMAHLALQIAPNESVPHGNLAALLLSEAIRDEHASEKLVEAIRSFERAIELNPRNFQAKKGLGYALLKAQRYAEAEAQLRPVLEIMPDDANALYAMGVIREDAGQFAEARAYFEHSLRGKEGDADTQRALGNTLLRLGRLDEAETHLARALALDPHSAATRVDLGNLYLSRENFDQAARAFREAIDLRPTLVPAHRGLGMVLLAQGKVDEAIRCFQESLRQQPDDTEAKVFLDRAKRAQRPGGAE; encoded by the coding sequence ATGAAGCCTGCCAAAAAAACGGCGCGCAAGCGGTCCTCGGCACCCGTCGGCCGGCAGGAAAGTCACGGCAGGACCGCAATCTGGGGCGGCGTCGCGTTGGTCGCGCTGGTACTGACCAGTTACGCACCTGTTTGGCGTGCGGGCTTCATATGGGACGATGACGTCTATGTTACGGAGAATGCGACGCTCGACTCCCTAGACGGTCTGCGTCGCATCTGGTTTGAATTAGGCGCCGTGCCGCAATACTATCCGCTAGTTCATACTACCTTCTGGATCGAACGGCACATCTGGGGTCTTAATCCGACCGGTTTTCACGCGATAAATATTTTGTTGCATGCTGTGAACGCCGTGCTCGTTTGGAGACTGCTCTTGCGATTGCGCGTGCCGGGAGCGTGGTTGGGCGCCGCGTTGTTTGCGGTGCATCCGGTGGAAGTCGAATCGGTGGCCTGGATCACCGAGCGCAAAAACGTCTTGTCGCTCGCGCTCGCCCTGTCTTCGATATTCTGCTACTGGCGGTACGCCCCTGCCGAAGGCGAATCGACGGCATCAGACAAGGAACGCACATTGTTCTACCTGGCGTCCTTGCTGCTATTTGTGGCCGCTCTGTTCAGCAAGACGGTCGTGGTCAGCATGCCGGCGGTGTTGCTGGTGCTCATTTGGTGGAAACGGGGCCAGATCGTGTGGGGCGACGTGCTGCCGCTGTTGCCGTTCTTGGCTGTCGGCGTGTCGCTGGGGCTGATCACCGTGTGGGCGGAATCTCACGTGGTCGGAGCCGTCGGCGACGAGTGGGCGTTGACTTCTGTCCAACGGCTGTTGTTGGCGGGCCGAGACCTGTGGTTCTACGCCGGAAAGCTCGCCTGGCCCGTTCCCCTGACCTTCTTCTATCCACGTTGGACGATCGATGGTCGCGAGTGGTGGCAGTCCTTGTTCCCTCTCGCGGCAGTGACGGCCATTGCGGCGCTCTGGCTGGCACGCTTGCTATGGGGCCGTGGCCCACTGGCGGCGATTCTGATTTTTGCTGGCATACTCGTCCCCGCTCTTGGGTTTTTCGACGTCTATCCGTTTCGCTATTCATTTGTTGCCGACCATTTTCAATATCATGCCAGCATTGCACTTTTGGCGTTGGCAGCGGCCGGGGGAACGTCGTTATTGGCAAGACGGCCCGACCGTTGGCAGGGCGCTGATCACTTTGCGGCCGGGGTCGTATTGTTCGCGCTCGGTGTCCTGACGTTCTGTCAGACCTTCATCTATTACGACCTGGAAACGTTGTACGCGGACACTCTCGAAAAGAACCCGTCGAGTTGGGCCGCTTGCACGAATCTGTCGTTGCACTATTTGGCGGTCGGCCGACGTGGCGAGGCGTATGACATGGCGCACCTCGCTCTGCAGATTGCGCCGAACGAATCTGTCCCTCACGGCAATCTGGCGGCTCTGCTGCTATCGGAGGCGATCAGAGATGAGCATGCATCAGAGAAGCTGGTCGAAGCCATTCGCTCGTTCGAGCGCGCGATTGAATTGAATCCTCGCAACTTCCAGGCCAAAAAGGGCCTGGGCTATGCCCTGCTCAAAGCACAACGATACGCCGAAGCCGAAGCGCAACTTCGACCGGTGCTAGAGATCATGCCCGACGACGCAAATGCGCTATACGCCATGGGCGTCATCCGAGAGGATGCCGGCCAGTTCGCCGAAGCGCGCGCCTATTTCGAACACTCGTTGCGCGGCAAGGAAGGAGATGCTGATACGCAACGGGCCCTCGGCAATACTTTGCTGCGCCTGGGACGACTCGACGAGGCAGAAACGCATCTGGCCCGCGCACTGGCCTTGGATCCCCACAGTGCGGCGACGCGCGTCGACCTGGGAAACCTCTACCTCAGCCGCGAGAATTTCGACCAAGCTGCCCGGGCTTTCCGAGAGGCCATTGATCTGCGACCGACGCTTGTGCCGGCGCATCGCGGCCTGGGAATGGTGCTATTAGCACAGGGAAAAGTGGACGAAGCGATCCGCTGTTTTCAAGAATCCCTACGGCAACAGCCCGATGACACCGAGGCGAAGGTATTTCTTGATCGCGCAAAGAGGGCACAACGGCCCGGCGGAGCGGAATGA
- a CDS encoding tetratricopeptide repeat protein yields the protein MKVAVVALLSASIVMAPLRVDAQHGRGGGGGGGGGGFRGGGGGGGFGGGGMQGGARAPGYSGGGGQGGGGGRGPSTARAPGYRPAGPVAHGGMLNHSFVYGHRPTYHSGWYHGDWRGNWGHPYGYRPWGWYWGGGFGWGLGWGLGTGLAMGVSLGSPWGWGYYPYWNPYWAPPVGGAAYINYGQPIVVAPPVVPQTAAPQLSPQFGPPGVPQGLPQQVPPAPAPGGLDGAFTPPPALPAGARAAAGSTVTTSQQQALAVFDIARELFKKGDYQLALAETNRAIALAPNDTLMHEFRGLCLFATKDYQQAAAAIYAVLSIGPGWDWATVAGLYPDPNVYTQELRALEGYCNENPQAPHARFLLAYHYLLEGHNDEAATEFEAVVELQPKDQLSAQLLKGLKNPPTDRAPTGPELADPAEPALPATPVENSMVLGNWKSSRDDGSKFELSLTKDSKFSWKYSQDGKDQQLKGTYTLANNYLILSATNQNALVGQVAMEPGDKLKFKLAGGAPSDPGLTFTR from the coding sequence ATGAAGGTCGCAGTCGTTGCCCTATTAAGTGCGTCGATCGTGATGGCTCCATTGCGTGTCGATGCACAACATGGCCGCGGCGGCGGCGGAGGTGGCGGTGGAGGGGGATTCCGAGGCGGCGGCGGCGGCGGCGGCTTTGGCGGCGGCGGAATGCAAGGAGGTGCGCGCGCTCCGGGGTATTCCGGTGGCGGAGGGCAGGGGGGCGGTGGCGGACGTGGCCCAAGCACAGCTCGCGCCCCTGGGTATCGTCCGGCGGGACCCGTAGCGCACGGCGGCATGCTAAATCATTCATTTGTATACGGACATAGACCCACCTATCACAGTGGCTGGTATCACGGCGACTGGCGTGGCAATTGGGGGCACCCGTATGGGTATCGCCCATGGGGTTGGTATTGGGGAGGTGGTTTTGGCTGGGGGTTAGGCTGGGGACTTGGTACGGGACTTGCGATGGGCGTGTCGCTAGGCTCGCCGTGGGGATGGGGTTATTACCCCTACTGGAATCCTTACTGGGCGCCCCCGGTCGGTGGCGCCGCCTATATCAACTACGGCCAACCCATCGTCGTGGCGCCCCCTGTCGTGCCGCAGACCGCGGCGCCGCAACTCTCGCCACAATTCGGACCACCAGGGGTGCCACAAGGACTGCCACAACAAGTTCCGCCAGCGCCGGCTCCCGGCGGCCTGGACGGCGCGTTCACGCCTCCTCCAGCACTGCCGGCCGGCGCGAGGGCTGCGGCAGGTTCCACGGTGACCACTTCACAGCAGCAAGCGCTGGCGGTATTTGACATCGCGCGCGAACTATTCAAAAAGGGGGACTACCAACTGGCGCTTGCCGAGACAAATCGCGCCATCGCGTTGGCACCCAATGATACGTTGATGCACGAGTTCCGCGGGCTCTGCCTGTTTGCCACCAAAGACTATCAACAGGCGGCTGCCGCTATATATGCGGTGCTTTCCATCGGGCCGGGTTGGGATTGGGCGACCGTCGCCGGTTTGTATCCGGATCCAAACGTTTACACTCAAGAGCTACGCGCCCTGGAAGGTTACTGCAACGAGAATCCTCAGGCGCCGCACGCGCGATTCCTACTGGCATACCACTATTTGCTTGAGGGGCACAACGACGAAGCCGCCACCGAGTTCGAGGCGGTGGTCGAGTTGCAGCCCAAAGACCAACTCTCGGCACAACTGCTCAAGGGTTTGAAAAATCCGCCCACGGATCGGGCGCCGACCGGGCCTGAACTGGCCGATCCTGCCGAACCGGCCTTGCCGGCGACTCCGGTGGAAAACTCGATGGTCCTAGGCAATTGGAAATCCAGCCGCGACGATGGCTCGAAGTTCGAACTTAGTCTGACCAAGGACAGCAAGTTCAGTTGGAAGTACTCGCAAGACGGCAAGGATCAGCAACTCAAAGGGACGTACACGCTTGCCAACAATTATTTGATCCTGTCGGCCACAAATCAGAATGCCCTCGTAGGCCAGGTGGCGATGGAGCCAGGCGACAAGCTAAAATTCAAACTGGCAGGCGGCGCGCCAAGCGATCCTGGGCTGACATTCACTCGTTAG
- a CDS encoding alpha/beta hydrolase, translated as MKILFLHGWQSTPGGLKPTYLAAAGHEILNPALPDEDFAAAIRIANHEIELHRPDVIVGSSRGGAVAMNVHAGNIPLVLLCPAWKRWGTARSVKSGTIILHSRADDVIPFADSQELVVQSGLPASALIEIGNDHRLADAGPLAAMRAAAEQAVQ; from the coding sequence ATGAAGATCCTCTTTCTGCACGGTTGGCAATCGACGCCCGGTGGCCTGAAGCCGACGTACCTGGCCGCCGCCGGTCACGAAATCCTCAATCCGGCGCTTCCCGACGAGGACTTTGCCGCGGCCATACGCATCGCCAATCACGAAATCGAACTCCACCGACCAGACGTAATCGTAGGCTCGAGCCGTGGAGGCGCCGTCGCCATGAATGTGCATGCGGGCAACATTCCGCTTGTGCTCCTCTGCCCTGCCTGGAAGCGATGGGGGACGGCCCGTTCGGTCAAGTCGGGGACCATCATTCTGCACAGCCGCGCCGACGACGTCATTCCGTTCGCTGACAGCCAGGAGCTTGTCGTGCAGAGCGGTTTGCCTGCCTCGGCATTGATTGAAATCGGCAACGACCACCGGCTCGCCGACGCAGGGCCATTGGCTGCCATGCGCGCCGCGGCCGAGCAAGCTGTACAGTAA